A section of the Clostridium sp. TW13 genome encodes:
- the thiC gene encoding phosphomethylpyrimidine synthase ThiC, protein MNYKTQMEAAKKGIVTKEMKAVAEKERISEERLLKLVSEGKVVIPANINHKSLSPEGIGDGLRTKINVNLGISGDSVDYCREMEKVKLAIKYGAEAIMDLSNYGKTQEFREKLIEYSPAMIGTVPMYDAIGYLEKDLLDIKAKDFLDVVLAHAKAGVDFVTIHAGINKRTISLFKEDKRKMNIVSRGGSLLFAWMEMTGNENPFYEYYDELLDILREYDVTISLGDAMRPGCIDDSTDAGQITELIELGLLTKRAWEKDVQVMIEGPGHMAMNEIAANMQIEKRLCHGAPFYVLGPLVTDIAPGYDHITSAIGGAIAATHGANFLCYVTPAEHLRLPDISDVKEGIIASKIAAHAADIANGLPGARDRDNAMADARQKLDWDEMFKIAIDGEKAKEYFESIPPEDKHSCSMCGKMCAVRTTNKILNGEKVELYNKK, encoded by the coding sequence ATGAATTATAAAACACAGATGGAAGCAGCTAAGAAGGGTATTGTTACAAAGGAGATGAAGGCAGTAGCTGAAAAGGAAAGAATATCTGAAGAGAGACTACTAAAGTTAGTATCAGAAGGAAAGGTGGTTATACCAGCTAATATTAATCATAAATCACTTAGTCCAGAGGGGATAGGTGATGGACTTAGAACCAAAATAAATGTAAACCTTGGTATCTCTGGTGATAGTGTAGATTATTGCAGAGAAATGGAGAAGGTAAAGCTTGCAATTAAATATGGTGCTGAAGCCATAATGGACTTAAGTAATTATGGGAAGACTCAAGAATTTAGAGAAAAATTAATAGAGTACTCTCCAGCAATGATAGGAACTGTTCCTATGTATGATGCTATTGGGTACCTTGAAAAAGACTTGTTAGACATAAAAGCTAAGGATTTTCTTGATGTAGTTTTGGCACATGCAAAGGCTGGAGTTGATTTTGTTACAATACATGCAGGGATAAATAAAAGAACGATTTCGTTATTTAAAGAAGATAAAAGAAAGATGAATATAGTATCTCGAGGAGGATCTTTGCTATTTGCATGGATGGAGATGACAGGTAATGAAAATCCTTTTTATGAATACTATGATGAACTATTAGATATTCTTAGAGAGTATGATGTTACAATCAGTTTAGGTGATGCCATGAGACCAGGTTGTATTGATGATTCTACTGATGCAGGTCAAATAACTGAACTAATTGAATTAGGGTTACTAACTAAAAGAGCATGGGAAAAGGATGTTCAAGTTATGATAGAAGGACCAGGTCATATGGCTATGAATGAAATTGCTGCTAATATGCAAATAGAAAAGAGATTATGTCATGGAGCTCCTTTCTATGTACTTGGACCTTTAGTTACTGATATAGCTCCAGGTTATGATCATATTACCTCTGCTATTGGTGGGGCTATAGCTGCAACACATGGTGCTAACTTCCTTTGTTATGTAACACCAGCAGAACATTTAAGACTTCCAGATATATCAGATGTTAAGGAAGGAATAATTGCTTCAAAGATAGCAGCACATGCAGCAGATATAGCAAATGGACTTCCAGGTGCCAGAGATAGAGATAATGCAATGGCAGATGCAAGACAAAAACTCGATTGGGATGAGATGTTTAAGATTGCTATAGATGGAGAAAAAGCTAAAGAGTATTTTGAAAGTATCCCTCCAGAAGATAAACATAGTTGTTCTATGTGCGGAAAGATGTGTGCAGTAAGAACTACTAATAAAATTTTGAATGGTGAAAAAGTAGAGCTTTATAATAAAAAATAA
- a CDS encoding AAA family ATPase, translating into MIIKKIRAFKFGKLNNVDLELSDSFNVIYGQNESGKSTVQAFIKACLFGAGNKRIRDIRQDERTKIIPINENTAHGELEILHSERDMIIQRSFGKTKKDDLIKVIDSVTGETQEELSFQSLGEEILKISSDTFENTLFIKQLGTIVTKSKDDEIMTKITGMFQAGGDEVSHDKSIKKLLELKKNLVAPRKGGSLDLLRIRLSNLVDERYKRLKLSEENVQDELKQINLKEHKDFLIKEIGKLELYKKYLKKTKLQKEYKDIMEYLRKSQELKSNKEKVEEDLNSDQGQINLAYLEELEESLDVVKNVDEAIESKLQEKNELEQTISQKEKNLEDLIAFYDLPQDIESKVIKVNLENENLKDKLKAISSIREEIKSIDQEINSNLNFVQGSSYLEERREDIAELLNEYEAELRYTETLLQDQRASKKQISKQFMKSVKNKKVLYSSLAVLGISVGIVILSLLPLLKILGIVIMLLGIVFGGLYININEKFKAVKKDNEDYNSYINLLTEKKQHIELYENNIGEICEAIKVNDYKQLILVLNKFDKIKFSLQLLKEKKKDKENFLTALGEDDVKKELYENEQAINKVLMKTNSEDIDEFMIKIRTYRMLMEEINSVKVRKDLLMDSIEMLQKDKESKLQILDKRLSSVKIYSKDYSVIKEQLQKFKEKIRLKNEIEISLKNTEETYKLLLKDRDISFMEMELQEFIDKDISYSYESEDEIENELNEKNKELLETEKSLKDIENDIKTLFLGSRELYLIEEDIINVKKEIQNQEENLEAIEIAMEVINEAFKDMQKNFGPILNTKVANYMSFLTCGKYTDIRVSENYNLSIGNEENNSLMVAELLSNGTWDQIYLSLRLALIDLIFGDEVVPIILDEAFVQYDDERMKRAIELLYSLRERRQIIIFTCQKREVEYTKDYSDIKVINL; encoded by the coding sequence GTGATAATTAAAAAGATAAGAGCATTTAAATTTGGAAAGTTAAATAATGTGGATTTAGAATTATCAGATAGTTTTAATGTTATTTATGGACAAAATGAATCTGGAAAAAGTACAGTTCAAGCTTTTATTAAAGCATGCCTATTTGGAGCGGGTAATAAGAGAATAAGAGATATAAGACAAGATGAAAGAACCAAAATAATACCTATTAATGAAAATACAGCTCATGGAGAACTTGAAATTCTTCATTCAGAAAGGGATATGATTATACAAAGGAGCTTTGGAAAAACAAAAAAAGATGATTTGATTAAGGTAATAGATTCAGTTACAGGCGAAACCCAAGAGGAGCTCTCATTTCAATCCTTGGGAGAAGAAATATTAAAAATAAGTAGTGATACTTTTGAAAATACTCTTTTTATAAAACAACTAGGGACCATAGTTACAAAGTCCAAGGATGATGAAATAATGACTAAGATAACAGGAATGTTTCAGGCAGGTGGAGATGAGGTTTCTCATGACAAATCTATAAAGAAACTTTTAGAGCTTAAAAAAAATCTTGTGGCACCCAGAAAAGGTGGAAGTTTAGATTTGTTAAGAATTAGGCTTAGCAATCTTGTTGATGAGAGGTATAAAAGATTAAAGCTTTCAGAAGAAAATGTTCAGGATGAGTTAAAGCAAATTAATCTTAAAGAGCATAAAGATTTTCTAATAAAGGAAATAGGAAAACTTGAGCTTTATAAAAAATATTTAAAGAAAACTAAGCTACAAAAAGAATACAAAGATATAATGGAGTATTTAAGGAAAAGCCAAGAACTTAAGAGTAATAAAGAAAAGGTTGAAGAGGATTTAAATAGTGATCAGGGGCAAATAAATTTAGCATATTTGGAAGAACTAGAAGAATCACTTGATGTAGTTAAAAATGTAGATGAAGCTATTGAGTCAAAGCTTCAAGAGAAAAATGAGTTAGAACAAACTATAAGTCAAAAGGAAAAAAATCTAGAAGATTTAATTGCATTTTATGATTTACCACAGGATATAGAATCTAAAGTAATAAAGGTAAATTTAGAAAATGAGAATTTAAAAGATAAGTTGAAAGCAATAAGTAGTATCAGGGAAGAGATTAAAAGTATAGATCAAGAAATAAATAGTAATCTGAATTTTGTGCAAGGTTCATCATATTTAGAGGAAAGAAGGGAAGATATTGCTGAACTTTTAAATGAATATGAAGCTGAACTTAGATATACTGAAACTCTATTACAAGATCAAAGAGCCAGCAAGAAGCAAATTTCAAAACAGTTTATGAAATCAGTAAAAAACAAAAAAGTATTATACAGTAGTCTTGCAGTCTTAGGTATATCAGTAGGAATAGTGATTTTGAGTTTATTACCACTACTGAAAATCTTAGGGATAGTTATAATGCTATTAGGAATAGTTTTTGGAGGTTTGTATATTAATATTAATGAAAAATTTAAGGCTGTTAAAAAAGATAATGAGGATTATAATAGTTACATTAACTTACTAACAGAAAAAAAACAGCATATTGAGTTGTACGAAAATAACATAGGTGAAATTTGTGAAGCTATAAAAGTAAATGATTATAAGCAGTTGATTTTAGTACTAAATAAGTTCGATAAAATAAAATTTAGTCTTCAGTTACTCAAAGAGAAGAAAAAAGATAAAGAAAACTTCTTAACAGCTTTGGGTGAAGATGATGTTAAAAAAGAACTTTATGAGAATGAACAGGCAATAAATAAAGTATTGATGAAAACTAACAGCGAAGATATAGATGAATTTATGATAAAAATAAGAACTTACAGAATGTTGATGGAAGAAATAAATTCTGTAAAAGTTAGAAAAGATTTATTGATGGATTCCATAGAAATGCTACAAAAGGATAAAGAAAGTAAACTTCAAATTTTAGATAAAAGATTAAGTTCAGTAAAAATATATTCAAAGGATTATAGTGTAATTAAAGAGCAGTTGCAGAAGTTTAAAGAGAAAATAAGATTGAAGAATGAAATAGAAATTAGTTTGAAAAATACAGAAGAAACATACAAACTTTTATTAAAAGACAGAGATATAAGTTTTATGGAGATGGAACTTCAAGAATTTATTGATAAGGACATTTCATATTCTTATGAAAGTGAAGATGAGATTGAGAATGAGCTGAATGAAAAAAATAAAGAGTTGCTTGAAACTGAAAAATCGCTAAAAGATATAGAAAATGATATTAAGACCTTGTTCTTAGGGAGTCGTGAACTTTATCTTATAGAAGAAGATATTATTAATGTAAAAAAAGAAATACAAAATCAAGAGGAAAACCTTGAAGCAATAGAAATAGCTATGGAGGTTATAAACGAAGCTTTTAAAGATATGCAAAAAAACTTTGGACCTATACTTAATACAAAGGTAGCAAATTATATGAGTTTTCTTACATGTGGAAAGTATACAGATATAAGAGTGTCTGAGAATTATAATCTATCTATAGGAAATGAAGAAAATAATTCTTTGATGGTAGCAGAGTTATTAAGTAATGGTACATGGGATCAAATTTATTTGTCATTAAGGTTGGCTCTTATTGATTTGATTTTTGGAGACGAGGTTGTACCTATTATCTTAGATGAGGCTTTTGTTCAATATGATGATGAGAGAATGAAAAGAGCTATTGAATTGTTATATAGTTTAAGAGAGAGAAGGCAAATAATAATATTTACTTGTCAGAAAAGAGAAGTAGAATATACTAAGGATTATAGTGATATAAAAGTAATAAATTTATAA
- a CDS encoding folate family ECF transporter S component — protein MKRIYDLFSNSSKELKNVLCLVTVGLLLAVKLALGLLLNIQITQFLRLSFDFLVMTIIGLLYGPTVGALSGGLSDIINYLSNPRGPYFPGFTLSAIVGGILYGLILYKKKVTIKRCIVANVSVVIIVDIILNTIFLTMMYGYSITAILPLRIAKNLLLVPINVVMMNFILKLVEKIKLK, from the coding sequence GTGAAAAGAATATATGATTTATTTTCAAATTCATCAAAAGAACTAAAGAATGTACTTTGTCTAGTTACAGTTGGGCTTCTGCTTGCCGTTAAATTGGCACTAGGGTTACTACTCAACATTCAAATTACACAATTTTTAAGACTAAGTTTTGACTTTTTAGTTATGACTATAATTGGTTTATTATATGGGCCTACTGTTGGGGCACTGAGTGGAGGATTATCAGATATTATTAATTATCTTTCTAATCCAAGAGGACCATACTTCCCAGGGTTCACTCTTTCTGCCATTGTAGGAGGAATTTTATACGGACTTATCCTTTATAAGAAAAAAGTTACTATTAAAAGATGTATTGTAGCCAATGTTTCAGTTGTAATAATCGTTGACATAATATTAAACACTATTTTCTTAACTATGATGTACGGATATTCAATCACTGCAATACTGCCGCTTAGAATAGCTAAAAATCTATTATTAGTTCCTATTAATGTTGTAATGATGAATTTTATATTAAAACTTGTAGAAAAAATTAAATTAAAGTAG
- a CDS encoding CAP domain-containing protein, with amino-acid sequence MKNIKLTKLFVIPAVTLSLGLAAFGASKIDYSKVTGANAGAQVENVNVAARKSLHNSNRYNYYKNSVQATPKTTTNTTNNTATNSTNTSTNSTVNTQNTATNSTSTQNTTSNTTNNTTTNTQSSVANDKFIAEIEQLIFNKVNQERAKAGVSQLSYNSTMEHYARIKSQDMGDRGYFDHKNPEGKYMSDIMKADGVNYMAWGENIAYIGGVTGNSTLADNFMTNWMNSPGHRANILSTNYSSIGVGVYKIGDTYYATQEFYK; translated from the coding sequence ATGAAAAATATTAAATTAACCAAATTATTTGTTATCCCAGCTGTAACTTTAAGTTTAGGATTAGCAGCTTTTGGAGCTAGTAAAATAGATTACTCTAAAGTAACTGGAGCAAATGCTGGTGCTCAAGTTGAAAATGTAAATGTTGCAGCAAGAAAATCATTACATAATTCTAATAGATATAACTACTATAAAAATAGTGTACAAGCTACACCAAAAACTACAACAAATACAACTAATAATACTGCAACAAATTCAACTAATACTTCTACTAATTCAACAGTAAATACTCAAAACACAGCTACTAATAGTACAAGCACTCAAAATACTACTTCAAATACAACAAATAACACAACTACAAATACTCAAAGCAGTGTTGCAAATGATAAATTTATAGCAGAAATTGAACAATTAATATTTAATAAAGTTAACCAAGAAAGGGCAAAAGCTGGTGTTTCACAATTAAGCTACAATTCAACAATGGAGCATTATGCCAGAATTAAGTCTCAAGACATGGGGGATAGAGGTTACTTTGACCACAAAAATCCTGAAGGTAAATATATGTCTGACATAATGAAGGCTGATGGAGTTAATTACATGGCTTGGGGAGAAAATATAGCTTACATTGGTGGTGTAACAGGAAACTCTACTTTAGCAGATAACTTTATGACAAACTGGATGAACTCGCCAGGACATAGAGCTAACATATTATCAACAAATTACTCAAGTATCGGAGTTGGAGTTTATAAGATAGGTGATACCTACTATGCAACTCAAGAATTTTACAAATAA